One window of the Shewanella maritima genome contains the following:
- a CDS encoding ABC transporter ATP-binding protein, translating to MIVIDNLTKFYPSKLGNQYVFKDLSFVIPGGHNIAILGRNGAGKSTLFRILAGSEYPNKGRVITDLNLSWPVALTTGIHPQMTGQENTRFIGTINGVANLDEFEDKVREFAQLGERYLLPVRTYSSGMRSRLAFACSIAIDFDVYLIDEVTSVGDMKFRKRTKDALTEKSKQANVIMVSHEMNELRHFCDSALVLNQGRLTFYDDLEEGIANYQAL from the coding sequence TTGATTGTTATTGATAATCTAACGAAATTCTATCCTTCAAAACTTGGAAACCAATACGTTTTTAAGGATTTGTCTTTTGTTATTCCTGGCGGGCATAACATTGCTATTTTAGGTCGCAATGGTGCAGGTAAGTCCACGTTATTTAGGATCCTTGCAGGCAGTGAGTATCCAAATAAAGGGCGAGTGATTACTGATTTAAACTTGTCTTGGCCAGTTGCACTGACAACTGGAATACACCCGCAGATGACAGGGCAAGAGAATACGCGTTTCATCGGTACCATTAACGGCGTAGCCAATTTAGATGAGTTTGAGGACAAGGTTAGGGAGTTTGCGCAGTTAGGGGAAAGATACCTGTTACCTGTTCGAACATACTCTAGTGGCATGAGGTCTCGTCTTGCATTTGCATGTTCAATAGCGATTGATTTCGATGTCTATTTAATTGATGAAGTAACCTCGGTGGGTGATATGAAGTTTCGAAAGCGCACTAAGGATGCACTTACCGAAAAGAGTAAGCAAGCTAATGTAATTATGGTCAGCCATGAGATGAATGAATTGCGACACTTCTGTGATAGCGCTTTAGTTTTAAATCAAGGGCGACTCACGTTTTACGATGACCTCGAAGAAGGTATTGCAAATTATCAGGCGCTATAA
- a CDS encoding lipopolysaccharide biosynthesis protein: MSNAGGTDSELVKAYINSEDMLNHLNSELGLFEHYTSGNVDFFSRLASDATKEEFYEYYLKRTIVTIDDKSGVISVFSQGFSPEYAHQLTVQIIDRAEWYINSIGHQLAEAQLKFIRQEHSKVENRLHDAKKQLIGFQQNNNLLDPEAEGIALQQIAYGMEAEVAKKRAELKTLKSIMTDQAPQVMILQAELDALEKQLATERQRLSLAQNETAVVEGNYSGEPKAISQVLANYSDYKIELELALQAYTSSEISLEKSRIEAYRQLKYLIVVESATTPEDYQYPQIIYNLTLFAVILIMLFTVGKIVLATARELN, translated from the coding sequence GTGAGTAATGCAGGCGGTACTGATTCGGAATTGGTGAAAGCCTACATCAACTCAGAAGACATGTTAAATCACTTAAATTCTGAGCTTGGGTTGTTTGAGCATTACACCTCTGGCAATGTCGACTTTTTCTCAAGACTTGCCTCTGATGCCACTAAGGAAGAGTTTTACGAGTATTACTTGAAACGCACGATAGTCACTATTGATGACAAATCTGGTGTGATTAGTGTTTTTTCTCAGGGATTTTCTCCAGAGTATGCTCATCAGCTGACAGTTCAAATTATTGATAGAGCAGAGTGGTACATTAATTCAATAGGTCATCAGCTAGCGGAAGCTCAACTAAAGTTTATCCGACAAGAGCACAGCAAGGTTGAAAACCGATTACATGATGCCAAGAAACAGTTGATTGGTTTCCAGCAAAACAACAACTTATTAGATCCCGAAGCCGAAGGCATAGCATTGCAGCAAATTGCTTATGGTATGGAGGCTGAAGTTGCTAAAAAACGAGCTGAGCTTAAAACATTGAAGTCAATTATGACTGATCAGGCTCCACAGGTCATGATATTGCAAGCTGAGTTGGACGCTCTTGAAAAGCAGTTAGCTACTGAAAGGCAACGCTTGTCTTTAGCACAGAATGAAACCGCAGTCGTTGAAGGAAATTATTCTGGCGAGCCCAAAGCCATTAGCCAAGTTTTAGCGAATTACTCAGATTACAAGATTGAGCTTGAGTTAGCGTTGCAAGCATACACGTCTTCAGAGATCTCGCTTGAAAAATCAAGAATCGAAGCGTACCGACAATTAAAGTATTTAATTGTAGTGGAGTCGGCTACGACTCCTGAAGATTACCAGTATCCGCAGATTATTTATAATCTTACGTTATTTGCGGTGATACTGATAATGTTGTTTACCGTTGGTAAGATCGTACTCGCGACTGCGAGGGAACTTAATTAG